One Phycisphaera mikurensis NBRC 102666 DNA window includes the following coding sequences:
- a CDS encoding glycosyltransferase: protein MKLLVVLVNYNGFQLTADCLDSIAGIVDEVPGTRVGVCDNGSRPGTADAPGDADRLAAFIADRGYGGWCSLTTISPNLGFTGGNNAVIRPALALDDPPEHVLLLNNDTIVRPGAFRELVGFLDRNPAAGLAGSRLEDPDGTPQVSAFRFFNLRNEFDTVARFGPVTKLVRHAVVPLPVYDEPTEVDWVAGASLLIRREVIDAIGPLDDDYYTYFDDIDLCHSAKKAGWPTWYVPASRVVHLVGQTTGITHAKGVAAKAKRRPGYWFQARRRYWLKHHGFAGALAADAAHAAGLLVRLGRRLLTRKPTGLPDRFVRDFARHSAWVRGGKLNVVENPALSGPS from the coding sequence ATGAAGCTGCTCGTCGTCCTCGTCAACTACAACGGCTTCCAGCTCACGGCCGATTGCCTCGACTCCATCGCCGGGATCGTCGACGAGGTTCCCGGCACCCGCGTGGGCGTCTGCGACAACGGGAGCCGGCCCGGCACCGCGGACGCCCCCGGCGACGCCGACCGCCTCGCCGCCTTCATCGCGGACCGCGGCTACGGCGGCTGGTGCAGCCTCACCACGATCTCCCCGAACCTCGGCTTCACCGGCGGCAACAACGCGGTCATCCGCCCCGCCCTGGCCCTGGACGACCCGCCCGAGCATGTCCTGCTGCTGAACAACGACACCATCGTCCGGCCCGGCGCCTTCCGCGAGCTCGTCGGCTTCCTCGACCGCAACCCCGCCGCCGGCCTCGCCGGCTCGCGCCTCGAGGACCCCGACGGCACGCCGCAGGTCTCCGCCTTCCGGTTCTTCAACCTCCGCAACGAGTTCGACACCGTCGCCCGCTTCGGCCCGGTCACGAAGCTGGTGCGGCACGCCGTCGTCCCGCTGCCGGTGTACGACGAGCCCACCGAGGTCGATTGGGTCGCGGGGGCTTCGCTGCTGATCCGCCGCGAGGTCATCGACGCCATCGGCCCCCTCGACGACGACTACTACACCTACTTCGACGACATCGACCTCTGCCATTCGGCGAAGAAGGCCGGCTGGCCGACCTGGTACGTGCCGGCCTCCCGCGTCGTCCACCTCGTCGGCCAGACCACCGGCATCACCCACGCCAAGGGCGTCGCGGCGAAGGCGAAGCGTCGGCCGGGCTACTGGTTCCAGGCCCGCCGCCGCTACTGGCTCAAGCACCACGGCTTCGCGGGGGCCCTCGCCGCCGACGCCGCGCACGCCGCCGGGCTGCTCGTCCGCCTCGGCCGCCGGCTCCTCACGCGCAAGCCGACCGGCCTCCCCGACCGCTTCGTCCGCGACTTCGCCCGGCACAGTGCCTGGGTCCGCGGGGGCAAGCTGAACGTGGTCGAGAACCCGGCGCTCTCCGGCCCGAGCTAG
- a CDS encoding serine O-acetyltransferase, with amino-acid sequence MGLRALLREDLAAHGGDWTRPGFRAVAVHRFGVWRMGVEPKILRAPLSILYRWAYRKVRNGYGVELPYDAKLGRRVVFEHQSGIVIHGCCEIGDGCVIRQGCTLGNKTLDRPFDAPKLGRNVNVGAGAKLLGAITLGDGAAVGANAVLTRDVPAGGLAVGVPAVLKERRPA; translated from the coding sequence ATGGGCCTCCGCGCGCTCCTGCGCGAGGACCTCGCCGCCCACGGCGGCGATTGGACGCGGCCGGGCTTCCGCGCCGTGGCGGTGCACCGGTTCGGGGTCTGGCGGATGGGGGTGGAGCCCAAGATCCTGCGGGCGCCGCTGTCGATTCTGTACCGCTGGGCGTACCGGAAGGTCCGCAACGGCTACGGCGTGGAGCTGCCGTACGACGCGAAGCTGGGCCGCCGCGTGGTGTTCGAGCACCAAAGCGGGATCGTCATCCACGGCTGCTGCGAGATCGGCGACGGCTGCGTCATCCGACAGGGCTGCACGCTGGGCAACAAAACGCTGGACCGGCCCTTCGACGCGCCCAAGCTGGGCAGGAACGTGAACGTCGGCGCCGGGGCGAAGCTGCTCGGAGCGATCACGCTCGGCGACGGCGCGGCGGTGGGGGCCAACGCGGTGCTCACGCGAGACGTGCCGGCGGGCGGGCTGGCGGTGGGCGTGCCGGCGGTCCTCAAGGAGCGGAGGCCGGCGTGA
- a CDS encoding glycosyltransferase family 2 protein, with protein MSDATPQTAPAPRIGLVAIGRNEGDRLRDCLDSVLGEGADGRWNGQPEAVVYVDSGSTDGSVELAESRGASVVELDTSIPFTAARARNEGRERLREVAPDLGFVQFVDGDCTLRAGWLEAAAATLAAEPDVAVVCGRRRERFPQATRWNKLCDMEWDTPVGEAAACGGDALYRLPAFDAVGGFDPTFICGEEPQLCLRLRRAGHRVLRIDQEMTLHDAAMTSWRQWWKRSTRGGWAYAEGADRYGNGPEAYNVKQDKSNVFWAWVFPAIVGVSTLLGLFFTLWSLLLLLLIPAGYAVLAWRVRGYRIGRGDGPRDALSYGVLTALGKFPSAAGHRRYFQQQRRGGPATLIEYKPSGAAGQPEAG; from the coding sequence GTGAGCGACGCGACCCCGCAGACCGCACCCGCCCCGCGGATCGGCCTGGTCGCCATCGGCCGCAACGAGGGCGACCGCCTGCGCGACTGCCTCGACTCGGTGCTGGGCGAGGGGGCCGACGGCCGGTGGAACGGCCAGCCCGAGGCGGTCGTGTACGTCGACTCGGGCTCCACCGACGGCAGCGTGGAGCTGGCGGAGAGCCGAGGCGCTTCGGTGGTGGAGCTGGACACCTCGATCCCCTTCACCGCGGCACGGGCACGCAACGAGGGCCGCGAGCGGCTGCGGGAGGTCGCTCCCGATCTCGGCTTCGTGCAGTTCGTCGACGGCGACTGCACGCTGCGGGCGGGGTGGCTGGAGGCGGCGGCGGCGACGCTCGCGGCCGAGCCGGACGTCGCCGTCGTGTGCGGGCGTCGACGCGAGCGGTTCCCGCAAGCGACGCGCTGGAACAAGCTCTGCGACATGGAGTGGGACACGCCGGTGGGCGAGGCGGCGGCCTGCGGCGGCGACGCGCTGTACCGGCTGCCGGCTTTCGACGCCGTCGGCGGCTTCGATCCGACGTTCATCTGCGGCGAGGAGCCGCAGCTGTGCCTGCGGCTGCGGCGCGCGGGCCACCGGGTGCTGCGGATCGACCAGGAGATGACGCTGCACGACGCGGCCATGACCTCCTGGCGTCAGTGGTGGAAGCGCAGCACCCGCGGCGGCTGGGCCTACGCCGAGGGGGCCGACCGCTACGGCAACGGGCCCGAGGCGTACAACGTGAAGCAGGACAAGAGCAACGTCTTCTGGGCTTGGGTCTTCCCCGCGATCGTCGGGGTCAGCACGCTGCTGGGGCTGTTCTTCACGCTGTGGTCGCTGCTGCTCCTGCTGCTGATCCCGGCCGGCTACGCGGTGCTCGCCTGGCGGGTGCGCGGGTACCGCATCGGCCGCGGCGACGGCCCGCGGGACGCGCTGTCGTACGGCGTGCTGACGGCGCTGGGCAAGTTCCCCTCGGCGGCGGGCCACCGGCGGTACTTCCAGCAGCAGCGGCGCGGCGGGCCGGCGACGCTCATCGAGTACAAGCCGTCCGGCGCAGCCGGGCAACCGGAGGCCGGATGA
- a CDS encoding Gfo/Idh/MocA family protein, whose translation MKLAMIGCGYVANMYRLTLPLHAELELVGVCDRDADRAAKMGELTGARVYADHAEACADLSVELVLNLTNPANHVPVTRAALEAGKHVFTEKPVALDQQEAASLVALARERGVMLSSAPCTLLADAAQTLWRAVREEEVGKIRLVYAEMEDGPVHQMPLRKWVNEAGVPWPYVDEFETGCTVEHAGYVLSWLCAMFGPARSVTAFAAELVPVEEKMQRLPEDASAVKAVDDFSVACIRFASGPVARLTCGIYASHDHRLRLFGDAGVLEVDDPRSDRSPVRRRRYHQIRRKRFLSPLARKLPLIGAKQEKVAYRGSQSRDFCRGIAEMAAAHRAGRPPRLGADFALHVNELTMATQNARTTGMPHELATTFEPVRPGGYPEVNP comes from the coding sequence ATGAAGCTCGCGATGATCGGCTGCGGCTACGTGGCGAACATGTACCGGCTGACCCTCCCGCTCCACGCGGAGCTGGAGCTGGTGGGCGTGTGCGACCGCGACGCGGACCGGGCCGCCAAGATGGGCGAGCTGACGGGTGCCCGCGTCTACGCGGACCACGCCGAGGCCTGCGCCGACCTGTCGGTGGAGCTGGTGCTCAACCTCACCAACCCGGCGAACCACGTGCCGGTGACGCGGGCGGCGCTCGAAGCCGGGAAGCACGTCTTCACCGAGAAGCCGGTGGCGCTGGACCAGCAGGAGGCGGCGTCGCTGGTGGCGCTCGCGAGAGAGCGGGGCGTGATGCTGTCGTCGGCGCCCTGCACGCTGCTCGCCGACGCCGCGCAAACGCTCTGGCGAGCGGTGCGGGAGGAGGAGGTCGGGAAGATCCGGCTGGTGTACGCCGAGATGGAGGACGGGCCGGTCCACCAGATGCCGCTGCGGAAGTGGGTGAACGAGGCGGGCGTGCCCTGGCCGTACGTGGACGAGTTCGAGACCGGCTGCACGGTGGAGCACGCCGGCTACGTGCTGTCGTGGCTGTGCGCGATGTTCGGGCCGGCGAGGAGCGTCACCGCATTTGCGGCGGAGCTGGTGCCGGTGGAGGAGAAGATGCAGCGGCTGCCCGAGGACGCGTCGGCGGTGAAGGCGGTGGACGACTTCTCGGTCGCGTGCATCCGCTTCGCCTCCGGGCCGGTGGCGCGGCTGACCTGCGGGATCTACGCCAGCCACGACCACCGGCTGCGGCTCTTCGGCGACGCGGGGGTGCTGGAGGTCGACGATCCGCGGAGCGACCGCTCCCCGGTTCGGCGGCGGCGGTACCACCAGATCCGCCGGAAGCGCTTCCTCTCGCCGCTGGCCAGGAAGCTCCCGCTGATCGGGGCCAAGCAGGAGAAAGTGGCCTACCGCGGGAGCCAGAGCCGGGACTTCTGCCGCGGGATCGCCGAGATGGCGGCGGCGCACCGGGCGGGGCGGCCGCCGCGGCTCGGCGCCGACTTCGCGCTCCACGTCAACGAGCTGACGATGGCGACGCAGAACGCCCGGACGACCGGCATGCCGCACGAGCTGGCGACCACCTTCGAGCCGGTGCGGCCCGGCGGGTACCCGGAGGTGAATCCTTGA
- a CDS encoding NAD-dependent epimerase/dehydratase family protein encodes MGDPAPIAVTGAAGFLGSAILDAAAEAGVPVRAVLREGSTLPGGGREGVEVIACGLDDPEALRAAFRGCRAVVHAAASMRGDGRDPTATVLDAVRGEDRPLVLISSLSVYGFEALEPGDALTEDRLRFDSAGETGRDAYAALKLGQERHAEALAERHHPVVVLRPGVIVGPGRRWSARLGVAKGPLAVRIGGGAAVPLIDVADCGRAAVRAAVLEPQPGFRAFNLVGDDTPTQRAYLRRIRREAGVKAILPVPAGLIARAGRLLHPLLGRRLPGILRPAAFDARFKPLRYPNDQARAAGLL; translated from the coding sequence ATGGGTGATCCCGCCCCCATCGCGGTCACCGGCGCGGCCGGGTTCCTCGGCTCGGCGATCCTCGACGCGGCGGCGGAGGCCGGCGTGCCGGTGCGGGCGGTGCTGCGGGAGGGCTCGACGCTGCCGGGCGGGGGGCGCGAGGGCGTGGAGGTGATTGCCTGCGGGCTCGACGATCCCGAGGCGCTGCGGGCGGCATTCCGCGGGTGCCGGGCGGTCGTCCACGCGGCGGCGTCGATGCGCGGCGACGGGCGCGACCCGACGGCGACGGTGCTCGACGCGGTCCGGGGGGAGGATCGGCCGCTCGTGCTGATCAGCTCGCTGAGCGTCTACGGCTTCGAGGCCCTCGAGCCCGGCGACGCGCTCACGGAGGATCGCCTCCGCTTCGACTCCGCGGGCGAGACCGGCCGCGACGCCTACGCGGCGCTCAAGCTCGGCCAGGAGCGGCACGCCGAGGCGCTGGCGGAGCGGCACCACCCGGTGGTCGTGCTGCGGCCGGGGGTGATCGTCGGGCCGGGCCGGAGGTGGTCGGCGCGGCTGGGCGTGGCGAAGGGGCCGCTGGCGGTCCGCATCGGCGGCGGGGCGGCGGTGCCGCTGATCGACGTCGCCGACTGCGGCCGGGCGGCGGTGCGGGCGGCGGTGCTGGAGCCCCAGCCGGGCTTCCGCGCCTTCAACCTCGTCGGCGACGACACGCCGACCCAGCGGGCGTACCTGCGGCGGATCCGGCGAGAGGCGGGCGTGAAGGCGATCCTGCCGGTCCCCGCCGGGCTGATCGCCCGGGCCGGCCGCCTGCTGCACCCGCTCCTGGGCCGCCGGCTGCCCGGCATCCTCCGCCCCGCGGCCTTCGACGCGCGGTTCAAGCCGCTGCGTTATCCCAACGATCAAGCCAGAGCCGCCGGCCTGCTTTGA
- a CDS encoding glycosyltransferase family 4 protein: MSTTPTPSTARIAYLTGEYPRATDTFVQREVDALRRRGIEVLTFSVRATDASHHVGEEQRREAAATFALLPAAKNPLKLLAAHARCLAASPGSWFAGFAAAWGLRWPGLAGAAYALFYFLEAGVLADQLRRRRVSHLHNHFANSSCSVALTAGRIAGIPFSFTMHGPAIFFEPHRWAVGKKIAAARFVACISHYCRSQAMILCGQAHWPKLHIVRCGIEPERYAAVEHRDAGVRGDGTIRLLFVGRLAAVKGLPVLLEAFAKLPERFHLSLIGDGADRNALEAAAAALPGSASGRVAFEGYKSQDEVAAALAETDVFVLPSFAEGVPVVLMEALASGVPVVATPVAGVGELVGDRVCGRLVPPGDVASLAEALRGLGEDATVRTAYGSDGRQRVASAFHADREAATLAKLLRH, encoded by the coding sequence TTGAGCACGACCCCGACCCCCAGCACCGCGCGGATCGCCTACCTCACCGGCGAGTACCCGCGCGCCACCGACACCTTCGTGCAGCGCGAGGTCGACGCGCTGCGCCGGCGGGGCATCGAGGTCCTGACCTTCAGCGTCCGCGCGACCGACGCCAGCCACCACGTCGGCGAGGAGCAGAGACGCGAGGCGGCGGCGACGTTCGCGCTGCTTCCGGCGGCGAAGAACCCGCTGAAGCTGCTCGCCGCCCACGCCCGCTGCCTCGCGGCCTCCCCGGGCAGCTGGTTCGCGGGCTTCGCCGCCGCGTGGGGCCTGCGCTGGCCCGGCCTCGCCGGCGCGGCGTACGCGCTCTTCTACTTCCTGGAGGCCGGCGTGCTCGCGGACCAGCTCCGCCGCAGGAGGGTCTCGCACCTGCACAACCACTTCGCCAACTCCAGCTGCTCGGTGGCGCTGACCGCGGGGAGGATCGCCGGCATCCCCTTCAGCTTCACGATGCACGGCCCGGCGATCTTCTTCGAGCCGCACCGCTGGGCGGTCGGGAAGAAGATCGCCGCCGCCCGCTTCGTCGCGTGCATCAGCCACTACTGCCGCAGCCAGGCGATGATCCTCTGCGGCCAGGCGCACTGGCCCAAGCTGCACATCGTCCGCTGCGGCATCGAGCCGGAGCGGTACGCGGCGGTCGAGCACCGGGATGCGGGCGTCCGCGGCGACGGAACGATCCGGCTGCTGTTCGTGGGCCGGCTGGCGGCGGTCAAGGGGCTGCCGGTGCTGCTGGAGGCCTTCGCCAAGCTCCCCGAGCGCTTCCACCTCTCGCTGATCGGCGACGGGGCCGACCGGAACGCGCTGGAGGCGGCGGCCGCGGCGCTGCCCGGCTCCGCCTCCGGCCGCGTCGCCTTCGAGGGCTACAAGAGCCAGGACGAGGTGGCGGCGGCGCTCGCGGAGACCGACGTCTTCGTGCTGCCCAGCTTCGCCGAGGGCGTGCCGGTGGTGCTGATGGAAGCGCTCGCGTCGGGTGTGCCGGTGGTGGCGACCCCGGTGGCCGGCGTGGGCGAGCTGGTGGGCGATCGGGTCTGCGGGCGGCTGGTGCCGCCGGGCGATGTGGCCTCGCTCGCGGAGGCCCTGCGGGGCCTGGGCGAGGATGCAACGGTCCGCACCGCCTACGGTTCCGATGGGCGGCAGCGTGTCGCCTCTGCCTTCCACGCCGACCGCGAAGCCGCGACGCTCGCGAAGCTTCTGCGGCACTGA
- a CDS encoding glycosyltransferase family 2 protein, with protein sequence MNPGAPSSRRYCLISPVRDEAQHMRRTLDSVLGQTEPPTKWVIVDDGSTDETPKILAAYAEKYPCIQVVRRNHRSGRRVGPGVIEAFYEGYRAIRPEDYDYLCKIDLDLDLPTGYFEVLIDQMEANPRLGTCSGKPYFPAPSNEEKTFAGELVSEKCGDEMSVGMIKFYRRECFLEIGGFVSQVMWDGIDCHRARMHGWIACSWDHPALRFIHLRPMGSSQKSIFTGRMRHGFGQWYMGTGLAYMTASTLYRLSRPPIVVGGLAMYWGYLKAMLDSRPRYEDPLFRRFLRSYQWSCLLRGKAGATRRINEAQAPIWIREHGGVRRTASGASPQPGAAGTQPRGFGDGTLYAEGASPA encoded by the coding sequence ATGAACCCCGGAGCCCCCTCCAGCCGCCGCTACTGCCTCATCAGCCCGGTGCGGGACGAGGCGCAGCACATGCGCCGGACCCTCGACAGCGTGCTCGGCCAGACCGAGCCGCCGACGAAGTGGGTGATCGTCGACGACGGCTCCACCGACGAGACGCCGAAGATCCTCGCGGCCTACGCCGAGAAGTACCCCTGCATCCAGGTCGTCCGGCGGAACCACCGCAGCGGGCGGCGGGTGGGGCCCGGGGTCATCGAGGCGTTCTACGAGGGCTACCGCGCGATCCGGCCCGAGGACTACGACTACCTCTGCAAGATCGACCTGGACCTCGACCTGCCGACCGGGTACTTCGAGGTGCTCATCGATCAGATGGAGGCCAACCCGCGGCTGGGCACCTGCTCGGGGAAGCCCTACTTCCCGGCCCCCTCCAACGAGGAGAAGACCTTCGCGGGGGAGCTCGTCAGCGAGAAGTGCGGCGACGAGATGTCCGTGGGGATGATCAAGTTCTACCGGCGGGAGTGCTTCCTGGAGATCGGCGGCTTCGTGAGCCAGGTGATGTGGGACGGCATCGATTGCCACCGCGCCCGCATGCACGGCTGGATCGCCTGCTCGTGGGACCACCCTGCGCTCCGCTTCATCCACCTCCGCCCGATGGGCAGCTCGCAGAAGAGCATCTTCACCGGGCGGATGCGGCACGGCTTTGGTCAGTGGTACATGGGCACGGGCCTGGCGTACATGACCGCGAGCACGCTATACCGCCTCAGCCGGCCGCCGATCGTCGTGGGCGGGCTCGCGATGTACTGGGGCTACCTCAAAGCGATGCTCGACAGCCGGCCGCGCTACGAGGACCCGCTCTTCCGCCGCTTCCTCCGCAGCTACCAGTGGAGCTGCCTGCTCCGCGGGAAGGCGGGAGCGACCCGCCGGATCAACGAGGCGCAGGCGCCGATCTGGATCCGCGAGCACGGCGGCGTGCGTCGCACCGCGTCGGGTGCCTCCCCGCAGCCCGGCGCAGCGGGCACGCAGCCCCGCGGCTTCGGCGACGGCACCCTCTACGCCGAAGGCGCCTCCCCGGCCTGA
- a CDS encoding glycosyltransferase, which yields MPAPAAEPAADAAPVAYLVNAYPKVSHAFIRREIAALEALGQPVQRVSIRAAEGLVDPEDLEEAGRTRVLFEPARLVGPALRAALRPGRLARALGQAMGMAAARGGGLAGRLRHLVYLVEACRLRELVDAAGARHVHAHFGTNPAAVARLCRTLGGPPFSFTVHGPEEFDRPVGLSLASKAADAAFVAAVSSFGRSQLMRWIDPRAWDRIAVVRCGLDAAYLQAGDAGASRPAKADLFVCVGRLCEQKGQHLLVEAVARLAEGGSPVRLRLVGDGPMRADLEAFARERGVADRVEFTGNASAEAVRGHLLDARAMALPSFAEGLPVVLMEALALGRPVISTYIAGIPELVDAGCGWLVPAGDADALAEAMRAALAAPAADLDAMGREGRRRVLERHAAPRIAAQLLGLFDDATPAGERSAAVASAEAEAHATPEDRPAAAAASRVAPAPAA from the coding sequence ATGCCCGCTCCCGCCGCCGAACCCGCTGCCGACGCCGCGCCGGTGGCGTACCTGGTCAACGCGTACCCGAAGGTGAGCCACGCGTTCATCCGCCGCGAGATCGCGGCGCTCGAGGCGCTCGGGCAGCCGGTGCAGCGGGTGTCGATCCGGGCGGCGGAGGGCCTTGTCGACCCCGAGGACCTGGAAGAAGCAGGCCGCACGCGGGTCCTGTTCGAGCCGGCGCGGCTCGTGGGGCCGGCGCTGCGGGCGGCGCTGCGGCCGGGGCGGCTGGCGCGCGCCCTCGGGCAGGCGATGGGCATGGCGGCGGCCCGCGGTGGCGGCCTCGCCGGCCGGCTCCGCCACCTGGTCTACCTGGTGGAGGCCTGCCGGCTGCGAGAGCTCGTCGACGCGGCCGGCGCCCGCCACGTGCACGCCCACTTCGGCACGAACCCCGCGGCGGTGGCCCGGCTGTGCCGGACGCTCGGCGGCCCGCCCTTCTCCTTCACGGTGCACGGCCCCGAGGAATTCGACCGGCCGGTGGGGCTCTCGCTGGCGAGCAAGGCGGCGGACGCCGCTTTCGTCGCCGCGGTGTCGAGCTTCGGGCGGAGCCAGCTGATGCGCTGGATCGACCCGCGCGCTTGGGACCGCATCGCCGTCGTGCGGTGCGGGCTCGACGCGGCGTACCTCCAAGCGGGCGACGCGGGGGCCTCCCGGCCCGCGAAGGCGGACCTCTTCGTGTGCGTCGGGCGGCTGTGCGAGCAGAAGGGCCAGCACCTGCTGGTGGAGGCGGTGGCCCGGCTGGCGGAGGGTGGCTCGCCGGTCCGGCTCCGCCTGGTCGGAGACGGCCCGATGCGGGCCGACCTGGAGGCTTTCGCCCGCGAGCGCGGAGTCGCCGACCGCGTCGAGTTCACCGGCAACGCCTCGGCGGAGGCGGTCCGCGGCCACCTGCTCGACGCCCGCGCAATGGCATTGCCGAGCTTCGCCGAGGGGCTTCCGGTGGTGCTGATGGAGGCGCTGGCGCTGGGCCGGCCGGTCATCAGCACCTACATCGCCGGCATCCCCGAGCTCGTCGACGCCGGGTGCGGCTGGCTCGTGCCCGCCGGGGATGCCGACGCCCTCGCCGAGGCGATGCGGGCGGCGCTGGCCGCGCCCGCCGCGGACCTGGACGCGATGGGCCGCGAGGGCCGCCGCCGCGTGCTCGAGCGACACGCCGCGCCGCGAATCGCAGCCCAGCTGCTCGGGCTCTTCGACGACGCCACACCCGCCGGCGAGCGCTCCGCGGCGGTGGCCTCGGCGGAAGCCGAAGCCCACGCGACGCCCGAGGACCGGCCCGCGGCGGCGGCCGCCTCCCGTGTGGCCCCCGCGCCCGCGGCCTGA
- a CDS encoding glycosyltransferase family 2 protein has translation MIFALALLTSAAAVAVSVPMLVFVVECLAALTPPPRRAVEANPQARPSLGVIVPAHNEELTLAESLAALIPQLWPGDRVVVVADNCTDRTAAIARAAGAECVERSSTTEVGKGHALAAGLDHLRDAPPAVVVIIDADCRVLPRALGRLAAAAAANNAPVQCVYLLEPDRDGSPLSRMSNFAFLVKNLVRQRGLMVLGQPALLQGTGMAFPWMVIDAAQLATGHITEDLVIGLEMLERGHSPRFCDTARVVSDQAAPDAEVAQRTRWEHGYLSTMISRGPRLLIKGLTGRPELLGMAADLTVPPLSLLMMLYAGVTALAGAATLVTTLLNHPLALAMQIVLAWLGLLGVAFAVVITAVCRVFARSVMPASTLLQAPLYALSKLPIYFGFLAGRETRWVRTERHAAEKPGAGSVA, from the coding sequence GTGATCTTCGCCCTCGCCCTCCTGACCTCCGCCGCCGCCGTCGCCGTTTCGGTGCCGATGCTGGTGTTCGTGGTCGAGTGCCTCGCGGCGTTGACTCCGCCGCCGCGGCGGGCCGTGGAGGCCAACCCGCAGGCCCGCCCGAGCCTGGGCGTGATCGTGCCGGCGCACAACGAGGAGCTCACCCTGGCCGAGTCGCTGGCGGCGCTGATCCCCCAGCTCTGGCCCGGGGACCGCGTGGTGGTGGTCGCCGACAACTGCACCGACCGCACGGCCGCGATCGCCCGGGCCGCGGGCGCGGAGTGCGTGGAACGCTCGAGCACGACCGAGGTGGGCAAGGGCCACGCGCTCGCCGCCGGGCTGGACCACCTCCGCGACGCCCCGCCGGCGGTGGTCGTCATCATCGACGCCGACTGCCGGGTGCTCCCCCGGGCGTTGGGCCGGCTCGCCGCCGCGGCGGCCGCCAACAACGCCCCGGTCCAGTGCGTCTACCTGCTCGAACCGGACCGCGACGGCAGCCCGCTCTCGCGCATGTCCAACTTCGCCTTCCTCGTGAAGAACCTCGTCCGGCAGCGTGGCCTGATGGTGCTCGGCCAGCCGGCGTTGCTCCAAGGCACCGGCATGGCCTTCCCCTGGATGGTGATCGACGCCGCCCAGCTTGCCACCGGCCACATCACCGAGGACCTGGTGATCGGCTTGGAGATGCTCGAGCGCGGGCACTCGCCCCGCTTCTGCGACACCGCCCGCGTCGTCTCGGATCAGGCCGCGCCCGACGCGGAGGTCGCTCAGCGCACCCGCTGGGAGCACGGCTACCTGTCGACGATGATCTCCCGCGGGCCGCGGCTGCTCATCAAGGGCCTCACCGGGCGGCCCGAGCTGCTGGGGATGGCGGCCGACCTCACCGTGCCGCCGCTCTCGCTGCTGATGATGCTCTACGCGGGCGTGACCGCGCTGGCCGGGGCCGCGACGCTGGTGACCACCCTGCTGAACCACCCGCTCGCGCTGGCGATGCAGATCGTGCTGGCGTGGCTGGGGCTGCTCGGCGTCGCCTTCGCGGTGGTGATCACCGCCGTGTGCCGGGTGTTCGCGCGGTCGGTGATGCCGGCATCGACGCTGCTGCAGGCGCCGCTCTACGCGCTTTCGAAGCTGCCGATCTACTTCGGCTTCCTCGCGGGCCGCGAAACCCGCTGGGTCCGCACCGAGCGCCACGCCGCGGAGAAGCCGGGCGCCGGGAGCGTCGCGTGA